Proteins encoded together in one Coffea arabica cultivar ET-39 chromosome 2c, Coffea Arabica ET-39 HiFi, whole genome shotgun sequence window:
- the LOC113726959 gene encoding uncharacterized protein — MGVVIIDGSTVRDFVANEAEFNKSADEKFAALDLNNDGVLSRSELRKAFESFRLLETHFGVDVATPPDELTKLYDSIFEKFDCDNSGTIDREEFRNEMKKIMLAIADGLGTCPIQMALEDDDDSFLKQAADLEASKVNSG, encoded by the coding sequence ATGGGGGTGGTGATAATCGACGGCTCAACAGTCCGAGACTTCGTCGCCAACGAAGCCGAGTTCAACAAGAGCGCCGACGAGAAATTCGCGGCCTTAGACTTGAACAACGACGGCGTTTTATCCCGCTCAGAGTTGCGGAAAGCCTTCGAGTCGTTTCGGCTCCTGGAAACCCACTTCGGAGTCGACGTGGCCACGCCGCCGGACGAGCTGACTAAGCTGTACGACTCGATTTTTGAGAAGTTCGATTGCGATAACAGCGGGACGATCGATCGGGAAGAGTTTAGGAAcgaaatgaagaaaattatgtTGGCCATAGCTGATGGGCTCGGCACCTGCCCTATTCAGATGGCTCTCGAAGATGACGATGATAGCTTCCTCAAACAGGCCGCTGATCTCGAGGCGTCCAAGGTTAATTCTGGTTGA